The region TGAAGGTTTGCAAAAGATAAATTGAAGTTGAAAACTGTGGATGTGaattatttattgatttatttattatatatatataattcccaatctcgttgtacccctgggtacaatgacaataaagatatattgtattgtattgtattgtattgtgtgttattatgtttacaggcctgttgctgcaagtaagaatttaattgttccgttgtcagtatatatgacaattaaactctcttaactctcttaactctctttttaaaataATCTCATGCCAACTCAGATGTTGTCCAAAATTTGctacaaaataaatacatttattaaATTTGAAATTTATTGATCACAAAATTATAATTGAAAAGTGGGATatattgatggaatttaaaaaaaaattctagttgATTTGTATATCAGCACCCTTTTGTCTACAGAAATAATCAGTGGAGTAAAGTGGATTATTGAAGCACAGATTAAGTACATAGGATAGGATAAGGTCGACAGCCAGTACCTTTCTCCCAGGGCCGAAATGGCGAGGAATAGAGGacagagctttaagatgagatgggcaaactttaaaagagatgtgcgcagaaagatttttttaaacaaatacgAAGTTGTTCAAATACCATTAATCTTATTTTTACTGCAAGATGGACACAATGTATAAATAATAAAACAGCCTTAAAACAGATATGTTTGTAGTCTACTGGTTTTGCATATTGCATTGCCTGTCAAAAACAAATGTGATAGATATCTGGATAATTAAATGAGTGTTTGCAAAACATAGTGAATACATTTACAGGACTATTTGCATCAATCTTTAATGATTTCCTTTCAGTAAGTCTGTTTATTAAATTGATGATTTTGAAAAGTGATTTCCTCTGAGCCATGTTAACAGGTGATGGATTGTTAACTTCTATGCTGTGTCCTGGAAAAGGCCAATTATATCATAAGCGGTCAAAATTATTTTTGAGGATGCCTACATAGGTTAATAGAGTCATatcgcacaagaacaggccctttggcccaacttgcccatgctgaccacaatgccccatccatgcaagtcccacctgcctgaatttggcccatatccctctaaacttttcctatccatgtacctgtccaaatgtcttttaaatgttgttatagtacctgccccaaccgcCCACTCTGGCAGCTACTTCAAAAGCCAAGTTTTACTCTGACTATCTGTTGTGTTTAGATATCTTATTTTCTGTTAAAACTTGTGTTAAGATCTATTATTGATCATTTATCTTGGGTAGAATGCTGCAGGATTTGTCCATGGGGATTATCAGTACGATTGATATAGGTAAATAGCATAATAATGGCCAACAATTAAACTTGAGCTGGTGACCTGATCTTTCTATCTGCAGGTTATTAAGGTATTTAATGAAGATGGCAGTAGCCGTGCATTGGAGGTACCAAGTGACATTGTGGCCCGTGATGTGTGTCAGCTCTTCATAATGAGAAACCATTGTGTTAATGAAGGCGGCTGGACTATTGCTGAGCACTTGTCTAATATTGGTATAGGTAAGCCAGCATCGGCCGCTGAATATTTCTTTAATTAAAGTAAAATGGGTTTTAAATGGgtcagggtggcactgtggtgcagtggtagagttgcagcctcacagtgccagagaccctggttcgatcctgactacggttgctgtctgtacagagtttgtacattctccccgtgacctgcgcgggttttctcctggtgctccagtgtcctgcaacgctccaaagatgtacagatttgtaggttaattggcttcggtaaaattgtaaattgtccctagtgtgtgtaggatagtgttagtgtatggggattgttggtcggcgcggattcggtgggccgaagggcctgtttccctgctgtatctctacaactaaACCAAAGTAATATTTTAGAGGTTCAtcatctctacagatgctgcctgacccactgagttcctccagcactttgtatttggctcaagattccagcatctgcagttccttgtgtcgacagTATGTTTGGAACTGCTGTACTAGAAAACAATGCATTACAAAAGGCACAAAAGCTTATTTGTGTGCAGGGACTTATTTATCACATTATgccaaaaataattgttttaaatGCAAAGACACATAAAAGGTGACTTGTTTTTATCCTTTGTACAGAAAGAATTGTAGAAGATCATGAATCAGTGATTCAGGTACAATCAAGCTGGCCAATGGATGAAGACTGTAAATTATACTTCAGAAAAAATTATACTAAATATGAATTCTTTAAAAATCCATCGGTGAGTGAAATCAGCTGTTTGGGGAACTGAACCCATATCTCAGTTGCTGTTTTAGTCATAGGGTCAcactgcaaggaaacaggcccttcagtccaattcgtccatgctggccaacataccccatctaaggctaaacctttcctatccatatacctgtccaaaagtcttctaaatgttgttatagtacctgcttcaactacctcctctggcagctctgatgaagacctgacccaaaacatcacctatccatgtcttccagagatgctgcctgacctgctgagttactccagcatttagtgtcctctggcagcttgttccatatacccactgtccTGTGTTCCATATATGCACTGTCctgtgttccatatacccactgtcctgtgttccatatacccactgtcctgtgttccatatactcaccacctctctgtgtgaagacattgtccttcaggttcctattaaatctttctcctctcaccttgaacctacgtcctctgctCTTGATTCCACCAATTTGGATAAAAGctagtgcattcaccctatctattcccttcatgatcttatacaccactataagatcacccctcatcctcctgtgctccacggataaagtccttgcctgcccattctttccctgtagctcaggcccttgagtcctggcaccattttcgtaaatctgctctgcactctttccagcttaatggcattttcCTATAGCAAATACTTTTGGAGTATTATCAACAGTGATATGAGGAGTTACCATAAATAGAAAATGAATTACATTGTTTTGAAGTAGCTGATATGTCTTATGTGATAATAATGAGTGTTCTATTTTTACAAATGTCCTCTGTTATCttctgcaaaacaaagttttaaaatatatttaaagaaTTATTTATTCGAAATGGAATAACGCAAAATGATCAAGATTTCcttgatggtttagtttagtttagtttagcactgTGTCATCGCcaaccactagttctatgttgtcccaattTCACATTCTATACcataggggcaagttacagaagccacacctgcttgtctttggagtgtgggaggaaaccggagctcccggagaaaacccacgcagtcacagagagaacgtacaaactccatacagacatcccccccccttagtcaggattgaacacgggtcactgatgctgtaaggcagcaactctgctgctgtgccactgtttcaCCAACTACCAGTGCCGTCTACAACTCAAGACATTAAAGCAGATGGCCAGAGCGATGGTCAATAGATTACGATCTTGTAGTCTTGTTTAGATTTGGAGGGTAGTTGATCGATTGTCGGATTGTGGTTAAAAAAGCCACTTGACAAGAGAGAGGATCCAAATTCAAGAGGAATACCAGCACCTTGCTGCCTACAAATAAAGGCACAGGGTAAAAAAGATTGCCTGAAATTGTAGTAAGaatttttgtgtttttttcttcTCTTAGTTTTTCCCAGAAAACATGGTGTCTAGCAGCAATGAAACAAATGGGTGTTTAAGTCATCAACAGTTAATACAGGTGAGCCATTATATTGTATAATGTTCAAGTAatatctttataatctgtttgTTCTATAATTAGTTAAGGGGATGATTTCTAAATGgcttcaacatttaaaagatacatagacgggtacatggagaggaaaggtttaaagggatgtgggccaaattgtgggcaggtgggacttgtgtagatggagcagcttaatgatccgaagggcctgtttccatgctgtatgactctctgactctgtgagctTGTTTGAATATAAACAGCACTTTTTTTTGTccacaggaaaaaaaactgcaggttaaAAGAAGACGATTGCCTGAAATTGTAGTCAAAATGTTTGTGTCAAAAGATTAAAAAGAAACAGGTGGTTTGAAAATGTAATTTTGAAATTACTGGGGCAAGTGCAGAGGAATGTAAATTTTAAGGACATATGGAGCTGGTGATGAGAAAATAGGAGAGTGTTTGGTGATGATTTAACATGGAGATTGAGATCAAGGAGTGTATGAGGAGTGGTGCAGAAACATTGAGATGTCTgtggatatatatataagaaaataactgcagatgctggtacaaatcgaagatatttattcacaaaatgctggagtaactcagcagatcaggcagcatcagtcactccagttactccagcattttgtggatatatatattatattatattatatccgCCTCAAaagatatatatatctatctttcgatgtggtatatatatataatctttaGACTTGTACTTACATTTGGAAATTTGCTTGTTTAGGATTTCCTGAGTTCAAGAACATGTCCTGAAATTCATGGGTATCTCCACATTAGAGAACAGGGGAAGAAGTCTTGGAAGAAATGTTACTTCATCTTGCGAAGGTCAGGACTATACTTTTCCACCAAAGGAACGTCAAAGGTAAGAGATTAGCATCAATTGAATTATTTTCTGAACTAGTTTTCGCCCAAAATTCCTTTCaagcttttaattattttttcttgGATATTGATCGCAATAACACGATGTTGTTTTGAACTATTTGGAATAGCAGCATGGAATTCGCTGGCCGTTATATTGATCTTTTAAGCTCCAATGTTGTGATGGTGAAACAAATGTTatgacaaaaataaatcaatgatgTCTCTTCGACAATGGTGGGAATATTTGAAAAGAGTAGAGATGCAAGTTCTGATGATGCACCAGAGTATACAAAGTTTGCAGTGCAAGTCCTTAGAGGGTTGAACAAGTGGGAATAGGTTTTTTTTCAATGTGGTTGTGAAGGATTTTATCAGCTGTGGCACAGAACACAAGATCAGAACACAGCATGAGAGGCTGTGGGCAAGTATGTGGACATGTGGAGTAAGTATCACCGGCAATTTCGCCTGGACCTGTCACATCGAAGCAAAGGCCAagtaagcacaccaacgcctctacttccttagaaggataaggatgttcggcatgtccccaacaaccctcaccaacgtctacagacgcGCCAGAGGgaacattttattgggatgcatcacagtattgtttgggaacagctacatccaagaccgcaagatattgaagagagttgtggacgcagcccagaccaccagGCAAACcagccttccttccattgactccatctacatttcacgctgcctcggccagGCCACCAGggtaaccaaggaccagtcaaaccccagtcacttcctctttttccctctcccaccaggcaagggtacagaagtgtgaaaatgcacacctccagattcagtgacagtttcttcccagctgttatcaagaaaCGGAACCATTCTATCATCAGCCAGAGAGTGTTccggagctactatctacctcgttggagacctttgaattatccttaattggactttactggtctttatcttgcacaaaacgttattccctttatcctgtacctgtacactgtggacggcttaactgtaatcatgtacagtctagcacgcaacaaaaatgcttttccctgtagcttggtacaggtgacaacaataaactaaactaaactgaacaaggaagttttagagagatgtgggccaaatgcgagtGGGGAAATTGGACTAACTCAGGTAGTCAATTTCGTCGACGTGAACTTGTTGGGTCAAaggccccgtttccatgctgcataagtCCATAATTCCACTGTTCTGATCCATATACGACAGGAAGGAATTGTTGGCTCTTGAAGGAATATGCTGCCAATTGAGAATTATCAGAGTTAAGGAATGATTTGCTTGGTTGATGTTTCCATTGGAACAAAGgggacaatagcaacatttaaaagacacttggacaggtatatggatcggaaaggtttagagggatgttagCCAAAGGCAGACAGATGGGACACACATAGATGATTggcattgggccgaaggaccagtttctatgctgtatgacccttTGACTCAAGgatgagagacacaaggaactgcagatgctggaacttccAGCATCATCAtgaaggtcaggcatcatctttactttagactttagagatacagtgcagaaaccagcgatcaccccgtacactaacctacacgcactagggacaattttgcaacttaccgaattaacctacaaacctgtacatgtttggagtgtgggaggaaaccggagcacccagagaaaacccacgcagttataaggagaacatacaaactccatacagacagcaccagtagtcaggattgaacgtgggtctctggtgctgtgaggcagcaactctaccgctgtggcaccaTGCTGCCCCCATCTGTAGAGGGATGATGTTTTGGATTAGGACCCTTTGACTTCATAGAGAGTAGGAAATGAAGGATGTAGGCAGCATAAATGAGTAGGATCTGTTTCATTCATAGCTGAATAGGACCTATTGATTAGTAGCGTTTGTTTATTAGTCAATGGTTTCAAGGAGAATTGAGGGAAAATCTATTCACCCTGAGGGTACTGAAGGTCTTGTATTTGAAAAATAATGGAAGAAGCAGACATTTTCGGTACATTTAGATACCCAGACGAACACTTGaaaggaggttgagaggagatctgatagaaatatatcaaactatagatggggtagacagtctgaacctttatccagggtgaaaatgtcaaagactggagggcacagctttaatgtgagaggggcaaagtttaaaggggatgtgctggcagaagagattagtttaactgggcatgatgttcggcatggacatcgtgggtgaagggcctgttcctgtgctgtactgttctatgttctaactgttTTGATATTGTAATAACAGGAACCAAGACATCTACAGTTTATTGCTGAGTTAAATGAAAGCAACGTTTACATATTATTATCAGGGAGGAAGATGTATGGAGCTCCAACGAACTTTGGATTCTGCATCAAGGTACATCATCTGCTAACTGTATTTCCAAATATGAATAGTTATCCCGTTGATCTGAATGTGCATgttgttttattatttttaaatcttaGAAACAGGATACTACgcgtgttggtttacaaaaaaaggacgaacagttctgaagcaactcagcaggtcaggcagcttctctggagaacatggataggatacattttgggtcgagacctttcttcagtctgaagaaaggtcccaacctgaaacgtcacctgcccatgttctccagagatgctgcctgacccgctgtgcctattaaatattattatagtacttgcctcaactacctcttctggcagctccttccatatacccactgtcttctgtgtggaaaaggtgcccctcaggttcccattacattTTTCACCCTCTCGCCTTAACCAACATCCTCTAGCTCTTGCTTTAAGGAGATCTAAACAGTTTTAATTTGGGAGGTTTTATCTATTTTTAATTCCTGCAGGGGTTAAGTTGTGTACTAATACTAAACAATGTAACATGACCTTTCAGTGTAACAAATCAGCAGATGCCAGGGACCTGCGGTTATTCTGTGCAGAGGATGAGCAGACCAGGATATGCTGGGTGACCGTGGTACGGCTCTTCAAGGTAATAgcgcgggtagagttgctggaaCTAACCTATGTTGTATTCATCACCTTACAATTTAGTCTAGTTTCAGTAAATGACAATTTGATATGCAAATCTGTGGATTACTTTGAAGTCTGTAAAAACTCATTCGTGTTGCCCTAACTTTATCAGTGAAATTGTTACTTGCAATagcatacctgcctcaactatctcctccgaaaACTCTTTCcattcaccctttgtgtgaaaatgttgtgtgaaaatgttgcacatcaggttcctattaaatttcccctctCGGGCTTACACCTTCACATTCTAGTTGATGATTCCCTTATCACAGGAAACagcctctgtgcattcaccctatctattccccacaaATTTCTCCCATATCTCCCGTATGTTTAGAATGGTTTTGTTGGTATACACAGCACTACATTGAAGGGCAGCTTTGTCACGTTTAAAGACTTTAAAAGCATTGACATCATTTCATTATCAAATTATTCTGCTTTATGCAATTTTCTCTTTCAAAATCCTTGTTATTTTACAGTATGGATTGCAACTCTATCAAAATTATAAGACTCCACCCCAATGGAATGGCAGCCTTGCATCAGGGAATTCATCGCCAATGGTATGTTGTTCAGTCCATGCAATTACAGAAAATTAGACTCTAGCttagtacatagaacatagaacagtacagcacaggaacaagatcATTGACCCATAATGTCCGCGTCGACCATGATTCCAAGTCAAAccaatctcctccgcctgcacgtaTCGCTTCATTCACCTGTGTATCCATCCAAATTGTTCTTAAAACACTTCcaccgtatctgcctccaacaccatttCTAACATTTAAATATTATATTTTAAGTCAACATTAGATCTGaaatgtgaaaggcctggatagggtggatgtggagagggtgttttcactagtgggagagtctaggaccaaaggacaGGATAAAAAGAtgcaccttcagaaaggagataaggacgaatttctttagtcagtgggtggtaaatctgtggaattcattgctacagaagacagtggaggccaaatcaatggattttttttaatgcagagtggcagatacttgattagtaagggtgtcaaaggttatggggagaagaatggaaaatggggttgagagggaaagacctgccatgcttgaatggcggggtagaattgatgggccaaatgctctaattctgctcctataacttatgaacttatgaatgtctTGCTTACATTTTAATATTATATTTTCAGTGTGCTTTAGATCTATTTTCTAAGATTGTCTCGCTCACATTTTTGTATTATATTTTAAATCTGCATTAGATCTATTTTCTGAAATACTGTCTTTCTCATTTGCAGCGGAGTATCTCAGAAAACTCGCTGGTAGCAATGGACTTTTCAGGACGCAAAGGGAGAGTGATTGAAAACCCTAGTGAGGCGCTGTCGGTCGCTGCTGAGGAAGGGTTGGCGTGGAGGGTAATGTATGGCTTTGATATGGCCAACAATATCTgcattccctccccactccattccTCTCTCAGAACTTAAGACTCAACGGTGTTTAATTGTTgtaagatggaacaatgaaattttaaCTTGCACCAGCACAACATGTCTATAaacccaatggttcaatggatatttattgtcacatatgcaaataaacattacacagtgaaattcattttgcatataatgATGCCGTTGCAGCCGTGTGTGGCGCCATTTTATCGAGTTCGAAGTCTGGATTCCAGCGTGTTCATTccactggagcggctcccgatctcCCCCCGTCTCCCACGACCATCTGGGCCCATGAAACCGTCGTCTCTCTCTTCTCCTCACACACAGAGCCCAAAGATAACACCATCAACAAATAAAAAATTCACCAAAGAGACCTGCGGGGCTATCTCTAATCGGACTtcagtggactttatcttgcactaaatgttattccctttatcattaatctctacactgtgggcggcttgatcgcaatcatgtattgtctatctcCTGACTGCATAGCATAAAGCAAATAAAcgagacattaaactaaactaaacttagcttaAGTTAACTAAACTAGAGCAAAACAGAAGCCCAAAGTCCCTTGTTCAACAAGGCAGTTTGTTGTTcccagtttagttggtgtttgcagTGTTTTTGAGAGCCAGGTGGTtactggaaagaagctgttcctgaacttggaggtcacagttttcagcctCCTGCACCTTTTCCCAATGGTcgcagtgtggccagggtggaatttgtccattcttcctgtgactgcataggttttctccgggtgctccggtttcctcccacactccaaagatgtgcaggtttgtaggttaattggcttttgtaaattgtaaattgtccccagagtgtaggatagtggaagtgcacgtggtgattgctggttggtgtggactatgTGGGGCAAAGTGCatatttccacgctatatctctaaagtctacaccaGAGCacttgtagaaaacccacgtgtcacagggagaagacgcaaacttcgtacagacagcacctgaggtcaagatcaaacctgggtcactggtccataccaggatcaaacctgggtcactggtccataccaggatcaaacctgggtcactggtccataccaggatcaaacctgggtcactggtccataccaggatcaaacctgggtcactggtccataccaggatcaaacctgggtcactggtccataccaggatcaaacctgggtctcaggtttATATAGATATGactaagccaaactcaagtacaataggtagtgcaaaggggaagatacagagtgcagaatatagttctcagcattgtagcgcatagagacaaagtccaatgtccgcaatgagatggaggtgaatcggacagtatcctagcttatggatgggccgttcagaagcctgataacagaggggaagaagctgttcctgagtctggtggtgcgcactttcaagcttctgtatcttctgccggacaggagcgAGGGGGAAGaaagaatggccggggtgggacaagtctttgattttgttggctgctttcccgagacagCGTGTAgtttagatggagtcagtggtggggagtctggcctgtgtgatggactgggctacatccacaactctctgtaatcccATGCAAGTTCTACGCAGCTGTTTATGCTAAATGTAAAGGAATaacatctgacaatagacaatagacaataggtgcaggaataggccattcggcccttcgagccagcaccgccattcaatgtgatcat is a window of Rhinoraja longicauda isolate Sanriku21f chromosome 8, sRhiLon1.1, whole genome shotgun sequence DNA encoding:
- the grb14 gene encoding growth factor receptor-bound protein 14 isoform X2 — protein: MNLFVRRVTLPAITPLVLHKRVIKVFNEDGSSRALEVPSDIVARDVCQLFIMRNHCVNEGGWTIAEHLSNIGIERIVEDHESVIQVQSSWPMDEDCKLYFRKNYTKYEFFKNPSFFPENMVSSSNETNGCLSHQQLIQDFLSSRTCPEIHGYLHIREQGKKSWKKCYFILRRSGLYFSTKGTSKEPRHLQFIAELNESNVYILLSGRKMYGAPTNFGFCIKCNKSADARDLRLFCAEDEQTRICWVTVVRLFKYGLQLYQNYKTPPQWNGSLASGNSSPMRSISENSLVAMDFSGRKGRVIENPSEALSVAAEEGLAWRRRSCHRMNTHGSPTASQTSTPCQAIHRMQMWFHHRISRDEAQKAIEQQGLVDGMFLVRDSQSNVKSFVLSLCHYQKIRHFQIVPMLPDLLSSSSTLCFVQDSSICSSLCLRQIICTWKLQL
- the grb14 gene encoding growth factor receptor-bound protein 14 isoform X1 — translated: MNLFVRRVTLPAITPLVLHKRVIKVFNEDGSSRALEVPSDIVARDVCQLFIMRNHCVNEGGWTIAEHLSNIGIERIVEDHESVIQVQSSWPMDEDCKLYFRKNYTKYEFFKNPSFFPENMVSSSNETNGCLSHQQLIQDFLSSRTCPEIHGYLHIREQGKKSWKKCYFILRRSGLYFSTKGTSKEPRHLQFIAELNESNVYILLSGRKMYGAPTNFGFCIKCNKSADARDLRLFCAEDEQTRICWVTVVRLFKYGLQLYQNYKTPPQWNGSLASGNSSPMRSISENSLVAMDFSGRKGRVIENPSEALSVAAEEGLAWRRRSCHRMNTHGSPTASQTSTPCQAIHRMQMWFHHRISRDEAQKAIEQQGLVDGMFLVRDSQSNVKSFVLSLCHYQKIRHFQIVPLEEDGELYYSLDEGHTKFTDLIQLVEFYELNKGALPCKLRYHCTRSAL